In Candidatus Poribacteria bacterium, the following proteins share a genomic window:
- the hflX gene encoding GTPase HflX gives MPELYDTRAPNPPSRAILVGVKLRNNLMHETEESLQELQQLAETAGIEVVAVTIQPRNAPNPTYFIGEGKVEEELKPLIEELNADAIIFDEELSPAQNRNLERALEVATIDRTGLILQVFAQRALTKEARLQVALAQLEYALPRLTRMWTHLSRLATGGGGGRHLRGPGETQLEMDRRWVRRNIAHVRKALDAVEKQRHTQRRNRSEKIKVSLVGYTNAGKSTLFNALTGETVLAEDKLFATLDSTTRKLDLPHKQQILLSDTVGFIKKLPHQLVAAFKATLEEVLEADLLLHIVDVSHPEAEAQIAAVNVVLEELNATDIPIFMVFNKIDRLKSDNEELHILQCQYPDALPISAQRGDGVPALIDALAQRFAERGMKLSLCIPYTEGRVLDLLHKHGIVLDTEYAAEAVHVKARLPNRYLKSVSEFLVSS, from the coding sequence ATGCCAGAACTTTACGATACCCGTGCACCGAATCCGCCCTCACGGGCGATATTGGTAGGCGTGAAACTCCGAAATAACTTGATGCACGAAACCGAAGAATCGCTGCAAGAACTCCAGCAGCTCGCAGAGACTGCTGGCATTGAGGTGGTCGCTGTGACAATTCAACCACGTAACGCACCAAATCCAACGTATTTCATTGGTGAAGGAAAGGTTGAAGAAGAACTCAAGCCGCTCATTGAAGAGTTAAACGCAGACGCAATTATCTTTGACGAAGAATTATCACCCGCGCAGAATCGGAATCTTGAGAGGGCACTTGAGGTTGCCACAATTGACCGAACAGGACTCATTCTTCAGGTTTTTGCGCAACGGGCACTCACCAAAGAAGCACGTTTACAAGTCGCATTGGCGCAACTCGAATACGCACTGCCACGCCTGACGCGGATGTGGACACACCTCTCACGACTTGCAACGGGCGGTGGCGGTGGTAGGCACCTCCGGGGTCCCGGTGAAACGCAACTTGAAATGGACAGACGTTGGGTCCGTAGGAACATCGCACATGTGCGAAAGGCATTGGATGCCGTTGAAAAACAGCGTCATACGCAGCGGCGAAATCGGTCTGAGAAAATCAAAGTATCTCTCGTGGGATATACCAATGCAGGGAAGTCAACGCTATTTAACGCGTTAACAGGCGAAACCGTTTTGGCTGAAGATAAATTGTTCGCAACTTTAGATTCTACCACCCGGAAGTTGGATTTGCCACACAAACAGCAGATTCTGTTGAGCGACACCGTTGGATTTATCAAGAAATTGCCACACCAGTTAGTTGCTGCATTCAAGGCGACGCTCGAAGAAGTCTTAGAGGCGGATCTTTTGTTGCATATTGTTGATGTGAGTCATCCCGAAGCAGAGGCACAGATAGCTGCTGTGAACGTTGTCCTTGAAGAATTGAACGCTACGGACATCCCGATATTCATGGTTTTCAATAAAATTGATAGACTTAAAAGTGATAATGAGGAATTGCACATCTTACAGTGTCAATATCCCGATGCCCTGCCTATCTCAGCGCAACGTGGCGATGGCGTTCCAGCGTTAATAGATGCTTTGGCACAGCGTTTTGCTGAACGTGGCATGAAGCTCTCTCTCTGTATTCCGTATACGGAGGGAAGGGTGCTCGACTTACTGCATAAACACGGCATAGTGCTTGATACTGAATACGCAGCGGAAGCCGTTCACGTCAAGGCACGTTTGCCGAACCGCTATCTCAAATCGGTCTCTGAATTTTTGGTTTCTTCCTGA
- the smpB gene encoding SsrA-binding protein SmpB, whose translation MKNAKNPTTPVITVNRKARYDYHLRDRYEAGVVLQGTEVKAIRAGRLNLADSYAQITDGEVFLIDAHIGPYEHGNMANHEPKRKRKLLLHRREIIKLERSIRSKGMTIVPTRAYFSNGKVKLELAVALGKQLYDKRDKLEREASASEIRAYN comes from the coding sequence ATGAAAAATGCCAAAAATCCCACTACTCCAGTGATCACTGTGAACCGAAAAGCGCGGTATGATTATCACTTGCGCGATCGGTATGAAGCCGGTGTTGTTCTGCAAGGGACCGAAGTGAAGGCAATTCGCGCAGGGCGGCTTAACCTCGCAGATAGTTACGCACAGATAACAGACGGAGAAGTGTTCCTGATCGATGCCCATATCGGTCCTTACGAACATGGGAATATGGCAAATCACGAGCCGAAGCGGAAACGGAAACTCTTATTGCATCGGCGAGAAATCATCAAACTTGAACGCTCAATCCGTTCAAAAGGGATGACTATCGTTCCAACACGTGCGTATTTTAGCAACGGTAAGGTGAAACTGGAGTTAGCTGTTGCGTTAGGTAAGCAGCTTTACGATAAACGCGACAAACTTGAGCGTGAAGCGAGCGCGAGTGAGATACGAGCATACAATTGA
- a CDS encoding DUF1449 family protein yields the protein MDAMIEFLNYLIVSYNVWFTAPLAIVFLLALFRLATGAMDFGDVDADVDMDADVDIDADADVDADMDADTGTQSPSFGDVFGFLNVGRVPLMIVLMSLFVTWGISGLIANAFLNIPENPQWVWISCIIAFFCCLLGTRYISIALSKLFPESERAINDVQLLGLRGRVISGQITTTFGTARVQVPDGPELTVSCRAEPDEVTPVKGDTVILINYDQTKRIFDVKKSEMDL from the coding sequence ATGGATGCCATGATAGAATTCCTGAATTATCTCATCGTTTCGTATAATGTCTGGTTTACAGCCCCTTTAGCGATTGTGTTCTTATTGGCACTCTTTCGACTTGCCACCGGAGCGATGGATTTTGGGGATGTAGATGCAGATGTTGATATGGATGCAGATGTTGATATCGACGCGGACGCAGATGTAGATGCTGATATGGATGCAGATACAGGCACTCAGAGTCCTTCCTTCGGGGATGTGTTCGGATTTCTGAACGTCGGTAGGGTCCCCTTGATGATTGTGCTGATGTCGCTATTTGTGACGTGGGGGATTTCTGGGCTCATTGCGAACGCATTTCTCAATATCCCCGAGAACCCACAGTGGGTTTGGATATCGTGCATCATTGCGTTTTTCTGTTGTCTTTTAGGAACTCGCTATATCTCCATCGCGCTTTCAAAACTGTTCCCAGAGAGCGAAAGAGCCATCAACGATGTTCAGCTCCTCGGTTTAAGAGGGCGCGTGATTAGCGGACAGATCACAACCACCTTTGGGACTGCTCGCGTCCAAGTTCCGGATGGACCGGAATTGACTGTTAGTTGCCGTGCCGAACCAGATGAAGTCACTCCTGTCAAAGGGGATACTGTCATTCTCATAAATTACGATCAAACAAAACGAATCTTTGATGTAAAAAAAAGCGAAATGGATCTGTGA
- a CDS encoding bifunctional nuclease family protein: protein MENEKQARVEVKVNFLSIDRSTGAPIVVLKEKEGDSNRILLIWIGESEAAAIQMHIEKIQLPRPMTHDLLKTMIETLGAKVITVCVHAFEERTFYAHVTLEVDGNTIDVDCRPSDAIALALRCEAPIYVVEEVLAEQGFSEQELDKGQKPDTKDVLENLDDDTLKQYTV from the coding sequence ATGGAAAACGAAAAACAAGCAAGAGTTGAAGTTAAAGTTAACTTCCTCTCAATTGACCGTAGTACCGGAGCACCAATAGTCGTCCTGAAGGAAAAAGAGGGTGATTCAAATCGGATATTGCTGATTTGGATCGGTGAATCGGAGGCAGCGGCTATCCAGATGCATATCGAGAAAATTCAACTCCCGCGACCGATGACACACGACTTACTCAAGACGATGATTGAAACGCTTGGTGCTAAAGTTATAACCGTGTGTGTACACGCTTTTGAAGAACGGACTTTCTACGCACATGTGACATTAGAAGTTGACGGGAACACCATTGACGTGGATTGTCGTCCGAGCGATGCAATCGCGCTTGCGCTCCGCTGTGAAGCCCCCATCTACGTTGTTGAAGAGGTGCTTGCAGAACAGGGATTCTCTGAACAGGAACTCGACAAGGGACAAAAACCCGACACGAAAGACGTTTTGGAGAATTTAGACGACGACACGCTAAAACAGTATACCGTCTAA